In Massilistercora timonensis, the following are encoded in one genomic region:
- the yhbY gene encoding ribosome assembly RNA-binding protein YhbY — protein sequence MTTKQRAYLKSLAMTMEPIFQVGKNSITPELVGAVSEALAARELIKISVLKNCADDPKELAQILAERTRSQVVQVIGKKIVLYKEGKDKNKKIQLP from the coding sequence ATGACCACAAAGCAAAGAGCTTATCTCAAAAGCCTTGCCATGACCATGGAACCTATTTTCCAGGTGGGGAAGAACAGTATCACTCCGGAACTGGTAGGGGCGGTGTCCGAGGCCCTGGCGGCCCGGGAACTGATCAAGATCAGCGTTCTCAAGAACTGCGCGGACGATCCAAAGGAGCTGGCTCAGATCCTGGCAGAGCGCACCCGCTCCCAGGTGGTGCAGGTGATCGGCAAGAAGATCGTCCTGTACAAAGAAGGCAAGGATAAGAATAAAAAGATCCAGCTTCCATAG